The Saccharomonospora cyanea NA-134 genome includes a region encoding these proteins:
- a CDS encoding universal stress protein — MAGEDERDAIVVGVDGSETATRALRWAAERAAHRRAPLHVVYAYGLVARYFAVEAPVPPSVIESLLEEAQTIVDNAVDEAVAVAPGLAVSPEAVDEPPVPALTHRSRTAALVVLGASGLGGFTGMLAGSTAVAVAAHAHAPVVVVRCGEGRTEPPSTGPVVVGMDGSPLGERAVAHAFEEARRRSAPLVAVHAWADVEDESVLRRARLFFTNSPEEDELRAKLDEQLAGWQARYPGVPVERVLVRDRPRRQLLDRSATAQLVVVGSRGRGGFTGLLLGSTSQALIHHAQCPVMVVRPPGGES, encoded by the coding sequence ATGGCGGGTGAGGACGAGCGGGACGCCATCGTGGTGGGGGTCGACGGGTCGGAGACGGCCACGCGGGCTCTGAGATGGGCCGCGGAGCGGGCCGCGCACCGGAGGGCCCCGTTGCACGTGGTGTACGCCTACGGTCTCGTGGCGCGGTACTTCGCCGTCGAGGCGCCGGTCCCGCCCAGCGTCATCGAGTCCCTGCTGGAGGAAGCACAGACCATCGTCGACAACGCGGTGGACGAGGCGGTGGCGGTCGCGCCGGGTCTCGCCGTGTCACCGGAGGCGGTGGACGAACCGCCCGTCCCCGCGCTGACCCACCGGTCCCGGACCGCGGCACTGGTCGTGCTCGGAGCGTCGGGGCTCGGTGGGTTCACCGGGATGCTCGCCGGGTCGACGGCGGTCGCGGTGGCCGCGCACGCCCACGCACCGGTCGTCGTGGTGCGGTGCGGCGAGGGCCGGACCGAACCGCCCTCGACCGGGCCGGTCGTCGTCGGCATGGACGGCAGCCCACTGGGTGAGCGCGCCGTCGCCCACGCGTTCGAGGAGGCGCGACGGCGGTCGGCACCCCTGGTGGCCGTACACGCGTGGGCCGACGTCGAGGACGAGAGCGTGCTCCGCCGCGCCAGACTGTTCTTCACGAACTCGCCCGAGGAGGACGAGCTCCGAGCGAAGCTCGACGAACAGCTCGCGGGCTGGCAGGCGAGGTACCCCGGTGTCCCCGTCGAGCGCGTCCTGGTGCGCGACCGGCCCCGCAGGCAGCTCCTCGACCGGTCGGCCACGGCCCAACTGGTGGTCGTCGGCAGTCGCGGCCGTGGCGGCTTCACCGGATTGCTCCTGGGTTCCACCAGTCAGGCGTTGATCCACCACGCACAGTGCCCTGTGATGGTCGTACGGCCTCCGGGCGGTGAGAGCTGA
- a CDS encoding ROK family transcriptional regulator: protein MVGAPSGTGGGVREANAAAVLNAVRAHGPLSRGAVARHTSLSMPTVSRQISTLIDLGLLSESPSPQPTGEVGRPTVPVDLNDDVIAACGVHVGVTTTTYGLTTLRGVLLDSVRIPTPPGTPEEVLQRIAREVGGFLGNWPERRIIGVGLAIGGQVDPERGLLDHGPLDWRGVPARAIVEAVTGLPVHLDGHVPAMATAELLFGEAVHTRSALYFYAREMVGVAVAAGGVLHRGPGQSGNIAHLPVGGDVPCPCGRTGCLEAAVAERAVLERAVRAGALHRPDIRALRSAARDGDATADRILTDRARALGTAVALLRDIVNPELVILGGQAFTDAPEHLAVVHDAYRATTVLPGADIVTMSRFGPDVQAMAACAGLLTHLYAHPFSLLPPRI, encoded by the coding sequence ATGGTGGGCGCGCCGTCGGGAACGGGTGGCGGCGTCCGTGAGGCGAACGCGGCGGCGGTCCTCAACGCGGTCCGAGCGCACGGTCCGCTGTCCCGAGGAGCCGTCGCGCGGCACACGTCGCTCAGCATGCCCACCGTCAGCAGGCAGATCTCGACGTTGATCGACCTCGGGCTGCTCTCCGAGTCACCGAGCCCGCAGCCGACGGGAGAGGTCGGCAGGCCCACGGTGCCGGTGGACCTCAACGACGACGTGATCGCGGCGTGCGGGGTGCACGTCGGTGTCACCACGACCACGTACGGGCTGACCACGCTCCGCGGTGTCCTGCTCGACAGCGTGCGCATTCCGACCCCGCCGGGAACACCGGAGGAGGTTCTCCAGCGGATCGCGCGTGAGGTGGGGGGTTTCCTGGGGAACTGGCCGGAGCGGCGGATCATCGGTGTGGGGCTGGCGATCGGCGGTCAGGTCGACCCCGAACGGGGACTGCTCGACCACGGCCCCCTCGACTGGCGCGGGGTGCCCGCCAGGGCGATCGTCGAGGCCGTCACGGGACTGCCCGTCCACCTCGACGGGCACGTGCCCGCCATGGCCACCGCCGAGCTGCTGTTCGGTGAGGCCGTCCACACGCGCAGCGCGCTCTACTTCTACGCCCGGGAGATGGTCGGCGTGGCCGTGGCCGCAGGCGGCGTACTGCATCGGGGGCCAGGCCAGTCCGGCAACATCGCGCACCTGCCGGTCGGAGGTGACGTGCCGTGCCCGTGCGGCCGCACAGGGTGCCTCGAAGCGGCCGTCGCGGAGCGCGCCGTGCTGGAACGGGCGGTGCGAGCGGGGGCGCTGCACAGGCCCGACATCCGCGCGCTGCGATCCGCGGCGCGCGACGGCGACGCGACGGCGGATCGCATCCTCACCGATCGGGCTCGCGCGCTGGGCACCGCGGTGGCGCTGCTGCGGGACATCGTCAACCCCGAACTCGTGATACTGGGCGGACAGGCGTTCACCGACGCCCCGGAGCACCTGGCCGTGGTGCACGACGCGTACCGGGCGACCACCGTGCTGCCCGGCGCCGACATCGTCACGATGAGCCGGTTCGGTCCGGACGTGCAGGCCATGGCCGCCTGTGCGGGACTGCTCACCCACCTCTACGCCCACCCGTTCTCGCTGCTCCCTCCGCGGATCTGA
- a CDS encoding sulfite exporter TauE/SafE family protein encodes MRTLLLFGLAGFLAQLVDGSLGMAFGVTATTTLVAVGTTPAVASAAVHLAEVGTALASGAAHWRFRNIDWPTVAALAAPGALGAVLGAYVLTSLPMEFAEVWITAVLLLLGLYVLVRFAFRRLGALVTKRRPAVRFLAPLGLVAGFVDASGGGGWGPVATTSLLSSGRLEPRKVVGSVDTSEFIVALAASLGFLLSLSQEDELNYTVVAGLMLGGILAAPAAAWLVRKLPPRVLGAAAGGLIVFTNARSLLDTSGASAGVVTLTLTAVGALWAAGLVTAVRSVRVERHAAAREVDEARVS; translated from the coding sequence ATGCGAACGCTGTTGTTGTTCGGCCTGGCCGGGTTTCTCGCCCAACTCGTGGACGGGTCGCTCGGAATGGCGTTCGGTGTGACGGCCACCACCACGCTGGTCGCGGTGGGCACCACACCCGCGGTCGCCTCCGCCGCGGTACACCTCGCCGAGGTCGGCACCGCGTTGGCCTCGGGCGCCGCACACTGGCGGTTCCGCAACATCGACTGGCCCACCGTCGCAGCACTCGCCGCCCCGGGCGCACTCGGCGCGGTGCTCGGAGCCTACGTCCTGACGTCCCTGCCGATGGAGTTCGCCGAGGTCTGGATCACCGCGGTACTGCTGTTGCTCGGGCTGTACGTGCTGGTCCGCTTCGCGTTCCGGCGGCTCGGTGCGCTGGTGACGAAGCGCCGTCCGGCAGTCCGGTTCCTCGCCCCGCTGGGACTCGTCGCGGGCTTCGTCGACGCGAGCGGAGGCGGTGGCTGGGGGCCGGTCGCGACGACGAGCCTGCTGTCCTCCGGCAGACTCGAACCGCGCAAGGTCGTCGGGTCGGTGGACACGTCCGAGTTCATCGTCGCCCTCGCGGCCAGCCTCGGCTTCCTGCTCTCCCTGTCACAGGAGGACGAGCTGAACTACACCGTCGTGGCGGGATTGATGCTCGGCGGCATCCTCGCCGCTCCCGCGGCAGCCTGGCTGGTGCGCAAACTGCCGCCCAGGGTGCTCGGCGCCGCGGCGGGCGGGCTGATCGTGTTCACCAACGCGCGGAGCCTGCTGGACACCTCGGGGGCGAGCGCGGGCGTCGTCACGCTCACGCTCACCGCCGTCGGTGCCCTCTGGGCCGCCGGGCTCGTCACCGCCGTCCGCTCGGTACGCGTCGAACGGCACGCCGCTGCCCGGGAAGTGGACGAGGCGCGCGTGAGTTGA
- a CDS encoding alpha/beta fold hydrolase gives MANILINDARIAYDDVGSGPAVVLVHAGIADRRMWDAQLHALSPTHRVVRYDWRGYGESGDARGRFAHHRDLLGLLDALDIERATVVGASMGGAYAVDAALTAPHRVSGLVVLGSGLSGHTWPDTMLAAVRDRVHSAVPAERLTRYRAGTADRIDPADVEAMALAQARFLVAGPDRDPSTVAAEVWDRAITMLHGVFRRLWTAPAHEETVLHPPAVHRLHELTVPLTVVNGLADAPWIQDVADLLCDGVPHAHRLDLPGVGHLPSMERPTEVTAAIADTVRQGL, from the coding sequence GTGGCCAACATCCTGATCAACGATGCGCGGATCGCCTACGACGACGTCGGGTCCGGCCCCGCCGTCGTCCTCGTCCACGCGGGCATCGCCGACCGGCGCATGTGGGACGCCCAGCTTCACGCGCTCTCCCCGACTCACCGGGTGGTGCGCTACGACTGGCGTGGATACGGCGAGTCCGGTGACGCCCGGGGCCGGTTCGCCCACCACCGGGACCTGCTCGGTCTGCTCGACGCGCTCGACATCGAGCGGGCCACGGTCGTGGGAGCGTCCATGGGCGGCGCCTACGCCGTCGACGCGGCGCTCACGGCCCCCCACCGGGTGTCCGGGCTGGTGGTACTCGGCTCCGGGCTGTCGGGCCACACCTGGCCCGACACCATGCTCGCCGCCGTGCGCGACCGCGTCCACAGTGCTGTGCCCGCCGAACGGCTCACCCGGTACCGCGCGGGTACCGCGGACCGAATCGACCCCGCCGACGTCGAGGCCATGGCTCTCGCGCAGGCTCGGTTCCTGGTCGCCGGACCGGACCGGGATCCGAGCACGGTGGCCGCGGAGGTGTGGGACCGCGCGATCACGATGCTGCACGGTGTGTTCCGGCGACTGTGGACGGCACCCGCGCACGAGGAGACTGTGCTCCATCCCCCAGCCGTACACCGGCTCCACGAACTGACCGTGCCGCTCACCGTGGTGAACGGCCTGGCGGACGCACCGTGGATCCAGGACGTGGCCGACCTGCTGTGCGACGGGGTGCCGCACGCCCACCGCCTCGATCTGCCCGGTGTCGGTCATCTGCCGTCGATGGAGCGGCCCACCGAGGTGACGGCCGCCATCGCCGACACCGTCCGGCAGGGCCTCTAG
- a CDS encoding DinB family protein, which yields MAHAQAALTGERADLVETLALHRGFLRHTVQGLSDEQAAARPTTSALCLGGLIKHVAHTEQQWLRFAQGDAEAMASPSTEEGMRVARREREEQFRMLPGETLADVLAHYDGVAAETERIVEGLPTLDVSYPLPDAPWFEPGAHWSVRRVLLHVIAETAQHAGHADIIRESLDGQKTMG from the coding sequence ATGGCCCACGCCCAGGCAGCGCTGACCGGCGAACGCGCCGACCTGGTGGAGACGCTCGCCCTGCACCGCGGATTCCTGCGCCACACGGTTCAGGGACTGAGCGACGAGCAGGCGGCCGCGAGGCCCACCACGAGCGCGCTCTGTCTCGGCGGACTGATCAAACACGTCGCGCACACGGAACAACAGTGGCTTCGCTTCGCGCAGGGCGACGCCGAGGCCATGGCGTCGCCGAGCACGGAGGAGGGCATGCGGGTGGCCAGGCGGGAGCGCGAGGAGCAGTTCCGGATGCTGCCGGGCGAGACGCTGGCCGACGTGCTGGCCCACTACGACGGGGTCGCGGCCGAGACCGAGCGGATCGTCGAGGGACTGCCCACCCTCGACGTGTCCTACCCGCTGCCCGACGCGCCGTGGTTCGAGCCCGGCGCCCACTGGTCGGTGCGGCGCGTGCTGCTGCACGTGATCGCTGAGACGGCACAGCACGCGGGTCACGCGGACATCATCCGCGAGAGTCTCGACGGTCAGAAGACCATGGGCTAG
- a CDS encoding TetR/AcrR family transcriptional regulator gives MPDRGHYHHGHLRRAVIDAAVEVIARDGIGAISLRELARRAGVSHAAPAHHFKDKAGLLTAIAIEGFEMLADSLEEALNTASLPLLELGTRYVRFAVEHPGHFEVMYHPDVYHRDDPELLAARLWTRRVFRAGVSPMPRNQHEEAVRSGVLAVWSVAHGFATLLRSGNLDDYLDGSSPTELFRHIASQPPAFDRKASGSDDVAP, from the coding sequence ATGCCCGATCGAGGCCACTACCACCACGGTCACCTCCGGCGCGCCGTCATCGACGCCGCCGTGGAGGTCATCGCCCGTGACGGTATCGGCGCCATCAGCCTCCGCGAGCTGGCCCGGCGGGCGGGCGTCTCCCACGCCGCACCCGCCCACCACTTCAAGGACAAGGCCGGGTTGCTCACCGCCATCGCGATCGAGGGTTTCGAGATGCTCGCCGACTCGCTGGAGGAGGCGCTGAACACCGCGTCCCTGCCGCTGCTGGAACTGGGTACGCGATACGTGCGGTTCGCGGTAGAGCATCCCGGCCACTTCGAGGTCATGTACCACCCTGACGTCTACCACCGCGACGATCCCGAGTTGCTCGCCGCCAGGCTCTGGACGCGGCGCGTCTTCCGCGCGGGTGTGTCGCCCATGCCCAGGAACCAGCACGAGGAGGCGGTGCGCTCCGGTGTGCTCGCCGTCTGGTCCGTCGCACACGGTTTCGCCACGCTCCTGCGAAGCGGGAACCTCGACGACTACCTCGACGGCTCCTCGCCCACGGAGCTGTTCCGGCACATCGCCTCCCAACCCCCGGCGTTCGACCGGAAGGCATCCGGCTCCGACGACGTGGCCCCCTGA